The following are encoded in a window of Esox lucius isolate fEsoLuc1 chromosome 14, fEsoLuc1.pri, whole genome shotgun sequence genomic DNA:
- the srek1 gene encoding splicing regulatory glutamine/lysine-rich protein 1 isoform X1, which yields MSGIPGTAVIQITNLSSAVSSDQMRTLFGFLGDIEELRLYPPDNASLPFSSKVCYIKYRETSSVGVAQHLTNTVFIDRALIVVPCAEGKIPEEAKALSLLAPTVPPAVPAVPNLMAGGGLLPIPTPAPMQTKLSVPIASLAALPAALEPVVSALTVAGAAGVASSSQPPLMGNVDPSKVDEIRRTVYVGNLNSQTTTAEQLLEYFKQVGDVKFVRMAGDETQPTRFAFVEFADQESVSRALTFNGVMFGDRPLKINHSNNAIVKPPELTPQAAAKELEDVMKRVREAQSTIAAIIVEPEEVKKRSSSRTRQPRRSRTRSRSRTRRKRSRSRHRSRPSQRSLPKVSESRGSRGVHKRSTRSTDRRRSRSGSRSRDRRKDREEKRRAKDDVSRVIKEDRRQRGKKGKTPPKSYSTFRRSRSTSRGHRRKSRDSSRSPRRKARSPSPKRVKDKKREKARDGSRERRDRSTSRKRSSRDKEKMEHKPVKSVKVDRDCDKEKGDYESDREGSPTLSEGVTSLCAQHNGSCNTQTEDDVTSLTDSTE from the exons ATGAGTGGAATTCCAGGTACCGCTGTTATTCAAATCACCAATCTTTCCTCGGCTGTGAGTAGCGATCAGATGCGCACTCTCTTCGGTTTTCTTGGGGACATCGAAGAGTTGCGGCTTTACCCCCCGGA cAATGCATCACTCCCCTTCTCGTCCAAAGTATGTTACATAAAGTATCGAGAGACTTCCAGTGTGGGCGTCGCGCAACATTTAACCAACACTGTATTTATTGACAGAGCTTTGATAGTAGTCCCATGTGCGGAAG GAAAGATCCCAGAGGAAGCCAAGGCCTTGTCTCTCTTGGCGCCCACCGTGCCCCCTGCAGTTCCTGCTGTACCCAACCTGATGGCAGGTGGTGGCCTGTTGCCTATACCCACTCCAGCACCCATGCAGACT AAGCTGAGTGTCCCCATAGCCAGCCTGGCAGCGCTGCCTGCTGCCCTGGAACCGGTCGTGTCAGCCCTGACTGTGGCTGGAGCAGCTGGGGTCGCTTCTTCCTCCCAACCTCCCCTCATGGGCAATGTGGACCCCTCTAAGGTGGACGAGATAAGGAGGACCGTCTACGTTGGCAACCTTAACTCACAG ACAACTACTGCAGAGCAGCTGCTTGAGTACTTCAAACAAGTGGGCGATGTGAAGTTTGTGCGCATGGCGGGTGACGAGACACAGCCAACACGCTTTGCCTTTGTGGAGTTTGCTGACCAGGAATCAGTGTCCAGAGCGCTAACCTTTAATGGAGTCATGTTTGGAGATAGACCCTTGAA GATTAACCATTCCAACAATGCCATCGTGAAGCCCCCAGAGCTGACCCCTCAGGCTGCAGCCAAGGAGCTAGAGGATGTAATGAAGAGGGTCAGAGAGGCCCAGTCCACCATTGCTGCCATCATAGTAGagccag AGGAAGTAAAGAAACGATCATCCAGTCGAACCCGACAGCCCAGGAGATCCAGAACGCGATCTCGCTCCAGAACGAGGAGGAAGCGCTCCCGTTCCAGGCACAG AAGCAGACCCTCTCAGAGGTCACTGCCCAAGGTTAGCGAGTCCCGTGGCTCTCGGGGCGTCCACAAGAGATCTACCCGCTCCACAGACAGACGGAGGAGCCGCAGCGGCTCCCGATCAAG GGATAGGCGTaaagacagggaggagaaaAGAAGAGCCAAGGACGACGTCTCCCGGGTCATCAAGGAGGATCGGAGGCAAAGGGGGAAGAAGGGCAAAACCCCTCCCAAAAGCTACAGTACGTTCCGAAGGTCCCGGAGCACGAGCAG GGGCCACAGAAGGAAGAGCCGGGATAGCTCCAGGAGTCCGAGGAGGAAAGCCAGGTCTCCCTCACCTAAGAG AGTAAAAGacaagaagagggagaaagcaAGGGATGGCAGCAGGGAAAGAAGAGACCGATCCACCTCCAGGAAGAGGAGCAGCAGAGATAAAGAGAAGATGGAGCACAAGCCTGTCAAGTCTGTGAAG GTGGACAGGGACTGCGACAAGGAGAAAGGGGACTACGAGAGTGACAGGGAAGGTTCACCAACACTAAGTGAGGGCGTGACATCACTCTGCGCCCAGCACAATGGCAGctgcaacacacaaacagaggatGATGTGACTTCACTCACCGACAGCACTGAGTGA
- the srek1 gene encoding splicing regulatory glutamine/lysine-rich protein 1 isoform X2 yields the protein MVHDQYVSSTGKIPEEAKALSLLAPTVPPAVPAVPNLMAGGGLLPIPTPAPMQTKLSVPIASLAALPAALEPVVSALTVAGAAGVASSSQPPLMGNVDPSKVDEIRRTVYVGNLNSQTTTAEQLLEYFKQVGDVKFVRMAGDETQPTRFAFVEFADQESVSRALTFNGVMFGDRPLKINHSNNAIVKPPELTPQAAAKELEDVMKRVREAQSTIAAIIVEPEEVKKRSSSRTRQPRRSRTRSRSRTRRKRSRSRHRSRPSQRSLPKVSESRGSRGVHKRSTRSTDRRRSRSGSRSRDRRKDREEKRRAKDDVSRVIKEDRRQRGKKGKTPPKSYSTFRRSRSTSRGHRRKSRDSSRSPRRKARSPSPKRVKDKKREKARDGSRERRDRSTSRKRSSRDKEKMEHKPVKSVKVDRDCDKEKGDYESDREGSPTLSEGVTSLCAQHNGSCNTQTEDDVTSLTDSTE from the exons ATGGTTCATGACCAATATGTTTCCAGTACAG GAAAGATCCCAGAGGAAGCCAAGGCCTTGTCTCTCTTGGCGCCCACCGTGCCCCCTGCAGTTCCTGCTGTACCCAACCTGATGGCAGGTGGTGGCCTGTTGCCTATACCCACTCCAGCACCCATGCAGACT AAGCTGAGTGTCCCCATAGCCAGCCTGGCAGCGCTGCCTGCTGCCCTGGAACCGGTCGTGTCAGCCCTGACTGTGGCTGGAGCAGCTGGGGTCGCTTCTTCCTCCCAACCTCCCCTCATGGGCAATGTGGACCCCTCTAAGGTGGACGAGATAAGGAGGACCGTCTACGTTGGCAACCTTAACTCACAG ACAACTACTGCAGAGCAGCTGCTTGAGTACTTCAAACAAGTGGGCGATGTGAAGTTTGTGCGCATGGCGGGTGACGAGACACAGCCAACACGCTTTGCCTTTGTGGAGTTTGCTGACCAGGAATCAGTGTCCAGAGCGCTAACCTTTAATGGAGTCATGTTTGGAGATAGACCCTTGAA GATTAACCATTCCAACAATGCCATCGTGAAGCCCCCAGAGCTGACCCCTCAGGCTGCAGCCAAGGAGCTAGAGGATGTAATGAAGAGGGTCAGAGAGGCCCAGTCCACCATTGCTGCCATCATAGTAGagccag AGGAAGTAAAGAAACGATCATCCAGTCGAACCCGACAGCCCAGGAGATCCAGAACGCGATCTCGCTCCAGAACGAGGAGGAAGCGCTCCCGTTCCAGGCACAG AAGCAGACCCTCTCAGAGGTCACTGCCCAAGGTTAGCGAGTCCCGTGGCTCTCGGGGCGTCCACAAGAGATCTACCCGCTCCACAGACAGACGGAGGAGCCGCAGCGGCTCCCGATCAAG GGATAGGCGTaaagacagggaggagaaaAGAAGAGCCAAGGACGACGTCTCCCGGGTCATCAAGGAGGATCGGAGGCAAAGGGGGAAGAAGGGCAAAACCCCTCCCAAAAGCTACAGTACGTTCCGAAGGTCCCGGAGCACGAGCAG GGGCCACAGAAGGAAGAGCCGGGATAGCTCCAGGAGTCCGAGGAGGAAAGCCAGGTCTCCCTCACCTAAGAG AGTAAAAGacaagaagagggagaaagcaAGGGATGGCAGCAGGGAAAGAAGAGACCGATCCACCTCCAGGAAGAGGAGCAGCAGAGATAAAGAGAAGATGGAGCACAAGCCTGTCAAGTCTGTGAAG GTGGACAGGGACTGCGACAAGGAGAAAGGGGACTACGAGAGTGACAGGGAAGGTTCACCAACACTAAGTGAGGGCGTGACATCACTCTGCGCCCAGCACAATGGCAGctgcaacacacaaacagaggatGATGTGACTTCACTCACCGACAGCACTGAGTGA